The following is a genomic window from Microbispora sp. ZYX-F-249.
GTCGGCGGCGGCGGCGGTTCGGGTGTGCTCGTCGGGATCCTGGGCATCGCCGTGGTGGGAGGTGCCGGTTTGTGGATCGTCGGACGTCGTAACAAGCGCAAGCGCGAAGAGCGTGAGGCCGCCGAGCTCGCCGCCGTCAAGCAGACGGTCGAGGAGGACGTCACGAAGTTCGGTGAGGAGATCACCGCGCTCGACATGGACGTCAAGATGCTGCCGCAGTCCGAGACGACGACGGACTGGCAGCGGGCGCTCGACTCCTACGAACGGGCCAAGAACGAGCTGGCCGCGGTCCGGCGGGCGGACGAGCTGCGCACGGTGACCTCCACCCTGGAGGACGGCCGCTACGCGCTGGCCTGTGTGAAGGCGCGGGTGAACAACCAGCCGCTGCCCGAGCGGCTGCCCCCGTGCTTCTTCAACCCCCAGCACGGCCCGTCGGTGCGCAACGTGCGCTGGGCGCCGCCCGGCGGCGCGGTGCGCGACGTCCCCGCCTGCGCGGCCGACGCCGAGGCGGTCGAGCGCGGCTTCGACCCGCAGATGCGCGAGGTCATGGTCAACGGCCAGCGCCGGCCCTACTGGGACGCCGGTCCCGCCTACCAGCCCTACGCCTACGGCTACTACGGCGGCTTCGGCGGCGACCTGCTCACCGGAATGATGGTCGGCACGATGCTCGGCGGCGCCTTCGGCGGCTGGGGCCACGGCGGCTACGGCGCCGGGTACGACTCCGGCTACGCCGCGGGTGTGGACGCCGGCGGCGGTGACTGGGGCGGCGACTTCGGCGGCGGCGGAGGAGACTTCGGCGGAGGCGGCGACTGGGGTGGCGGCGACTTCGGCGGAGGGGACTTCGGCGGAGGCGACTGGTAACGCCCGAGCGCTTCCGCGCGCGGAGGCGACTGGTAACGCCCGAGCGCTGCGGCGCGGCATCGACGAGGGGCGGGCCCGACGGCCCGCCCCTCCGTCATGTCCGGCGACCGGCCGGGGGTTCCCGGACCGCTACGCGAGAACCCGCCGCGGGGTTGGAGGTCGCCGGATCCCGTGCAAATGCCCGCTAGGGGTGCCCGGATCGCCACGGAGCAACCGCCGGGCGTCTCCGGATCGCCACGCACCACCCGGCCGGGTCCCCGGATCGCCGTGCACGAGCCTGCCGGGGGTTCCCGGATCGCCGCGTGAGAAGCAGCCGCCGGTTCCCGGATCACCACACGGAACACAGCCGAGGCTTCCCGGATCGCCACACCACCCGCCGGTTCCCGGATCGCCGCGTGAGAACCAGCCGCGGCTTCCCGGATCGCCACCCGGGCCGCTCCGTCTGTTCGCCCGGCGAGGACGCCGTCGGCCGATCGCCGGGGGCCGGTCAGCGGATTGCAAGTGGCGGTCAAAGATCGCGTGGGACACTCGGGGCGTTCCCCTCAGGAGGCCCCCCGTGCGTCGTCTCGTCCCTGCCCTCGTCGCCGCTCTGTCGCTCGCGTTCCTCTTCTCGCTCCCCGCGACCGCCGCTCACGCGGCGTCGGCTCCCTGCAAACCGGGCAGCGGCGCCAAACTGCGTGGCAAGGACCTCACCGGCGCCACGCTGCCGTACAGCATGCGGTGTGCCGACCTCACGGGAGCGAAGCTGGACGCCGTGGATCTCACGGGCAAGGACCTCACCGGGGCCGTCCTGCGCAAAGCCTCACTGAAGGAGGCCGACCTCGGCCAGGCGCATCTCGACTACGCCGACCTGCGCGGCGCCGACCTCAGCGAGGCCGATCTGGGTCAGACGCGGGCCAAGCAGGCGAACCTGCGCGGGGCGAACCTCGCCGACGTGGACGCCGTACAGGCCGAGTTCCCGCACGCCGACCTGACCGGCGCGGTCCTCACCCGGGCCGTGCTCACCCAGGCCGACCTCACCGACGCCACACTCGTGGACGCCGATCTCAAGGACGCCACGCTCGGGCAGATCAAGGGCCGTACGGCCGACTTCACCCGGGCCAAGCTCGGCGAGGCCAAGCTCGGCCAGGCCCACCTGGAGCACGCCGTGCTCAGGGACGCCGACCTGTCGGAGGCGGAGTTCACCCAGGCTGAGCTGGACGGCGCGGACTTCCACGGGGCGAACGTCGACAAGGCCTCCTTCATCCAGGCCGACGACGCGGACCTCACCGGCGCCCGGGGCACGCCCACCGGCCTTCCCGACGACGCCGTCGCGCCCGGCGCGACCGCCGAGGAGGACACGGCCGCGGACGAGACGACCGCCCCCGCGCAGGACGTGCCCGGGAAGGTCGTCCGCCCGAAGGGCCCGTCGCCCGCGCTCATTCTCGTCATCGTGTCCGGACTCGGCCTGAGCCTGACGCTGATCCTGTGGGGGGTGGCGCACCGGCGCAAGGAGCGGTTCGTGGCCGAGATGGCGGTGGCCAGGCACGCCGCCGAGGAGGACGTGACCCGCTTCGGCGAGGAGATCGACGCCCTCGACTTCGAGATGAAGATCAACCAGGTCAGCGGCCCGACCTATGAGTGGCGCGCGGCGCTCGACGCGTACGAGGCGGCCAAGCAGGCGCTGCACGTCGCCCAGACGCCGTACGACCTGCAGGGGGCGGCCGTGGCGGTGGCGCGGGGGCGGCAGGCGCTGCACGCCGTCAGATCACGGCTGCCCGGCGCCGGCAACCGCTGACCGTCCCCCGGCCGCGGGCAGGCCCGCCCCGGCGGCCCCCCGCGGGCCACCGGGCGGGCCGGCGTCCGCCGGTCAGCGGCGGCCCTGCCCGAAGACGGCGTCGCGGGCGATCGACAGAGCGGTGGAGACGGCGCCCCTCAGGACGGGATTGTCGGGGATGCCGCTCACGCGTACGTGCACGGGGACGGGCGAGACCTCCGTCAGGCGCTCGGCGACCAGGGCCGCCAGCGGGTCGCCGCCCGCCAGGCTGGTGGCGCCGCCGAGGACGACGAGGCCCGGATCGAGCACGGCGACGAGCGTGAACGCCGCCGTCGCGACCCTGTCCGCCAGAGCCGGGAGGTCCAGTCCGCAGACGGCCTGTGCGCCCAGCAGGTCGCACACCTTGATGTCCAGCCGGCCGAGGAAGCCGATCTCGCCGGCGCCGCCGGAGGCGCCCCGGCGGAGCGTGCCGTCCAGCACGACGGCCGCGCCGACGCCGTCGTCGAGCCACAGCAGCGCGAAATCGTCCCGCCCGGCGGCCGCCCCGGTGGCGTGCTCGGCGACGGCGGCCAGATTGACCTCGTTCTCCACGGTGACCGGTGCGTCGACCAGAGTACGCAGGGCCGGGAGGAGCCCGGGCCGCCAGGCGGGCTCGACGTTGCCCGCCGACAGGTCTCCGGTCTGCGGGTCGACCATGCCGGGCGCGCCGATCACGACCGCGTGCATGGCACGTGCGCCGGCCGCCTCGGTGAGCGCCTCCGCGACCAGTGCGGGAAGGTTGTCGCCGAGAGGCCGCGTCGCCGAGCCCACGGTCGCGCCGGTGATGTCGGCGACCGTCACGTTGACCACGTCACGCCGCACGTCCACACCACCCACGAAGGCCCGGTCGGCGACGATGCCGTAGAGCCTGGCGTTGGGGCCGCGACGGTCGCCGCCGCTCTCCCCGGTGACCCGGATCAGTCCGTTGACCTGGAGGCGTTCGATCAGGTCCGACACGGTCGGGCGGGACAGGCCGGTGAGCGCGCGCAGTTGCGGCGCGGTCAGCGGGCCACGTTCCAGCAGCAGATCGAGGGCGAGCCGGTCGTTGATGGCCCGCGCGAGCTGGGGCGTCGCGGTCTTCATGAGAAACCCACTTTTTATCAGGAACCCTGCCTGTTAATTTAGCCGTATGCGAGACAGACATCAACGGGCCACAGCCCTCGTCTTCGCCGTACACGGAGCGGTGGCGGGCACCCTCGCCACCCGGATGCCGTGGCTTCAGGAGCACCACGGCATCACCACCGCGGCCCTCGGGCTGATCCTGCTCTGCCCGCCGATCGGCTCCTTCCTCACGATGCCGCTGACCGCCCGGCTGGCCTACCGGTTCGGGGCCAGGGTGACGACCCGGACCCTCCTTGCCCTGTGGTGCGCGTCCCTGGCCCTGCCCGTGCTGGCGCCGGGGCCCCTGTGGCTGGTGCCCGGGTTCCTCCTGTCCGGCGCCGCCGCCGGGATGTGCGACCTGGCGATGAACGCCCAGGGGGTGCTCGTCGAGCGAAGGCTCGGCCGTCCGGTCATGTCCGGCCTGCACGGCATGTGGAGCGTCGGCAACCTCTGCGGCGCGGGCGTCGGAGCGATGGCCGCGCAGGCGGGCCTGGACGCCCGTGCGCATCTCCTCCTCGTGGCGGTGTCGCTGGTGGCCGCGGGCGCCGCGGCAAGCCGTGCGCTCCTCGACGACGGGCCCGCGCCGGACGAGAAGCCGCCGTCGCGGTTCACGCTGCCGCCGAGGGCCGTCCTGCTGATCGGACTGATCGGCTTCTTCGCCACCTTCGCCGAGCGGGCCAGCGGCCAGTGGGCGGCGATCTACCTCACGAACGTCGCCGGGGCCGGAGCGGGCGTCGCCGCGGCCGGCTACGCCGTGTTCACCGCGTGCATGGTCGCGATGCGGCTCGCCGGGGACTTCGTGGTGCGCAGGCTCGGGCCGGTCGCGACCGTGCGCGCCGGGGCCGTCACCGCCGTGCTCGGCGGCGTGATCGTGGTCGCCTTCCGCACTCCCGCGCCGGTGATCGCCGGGTTCGCGTTGTTCGGCGCGGGCGTCGCCGTCGTCGTGCCCCTGGTGTTCGCGGCGGCGGGCCGGGTCGCCCGGACCCCCGCCGAGGGCGTCGCGGGGGTCGCGACGATCACCTGGATGTCGGGGCTCGTGGCGCCTCCCGTCACCGGCTGGCTGGCCGGCACGTTCGCCTTCCCGTTCGCGTTCGCCCTGGTGACGTGCATGCTCGCGGCGATGATCTGGCCGGCGCGGGCACTGCGGCCGCGTCCGGCGGCCGCCCGCGTCCCCGTCGGCGCGGCGTGCGCGGACTGACGGGGGTCAGATGCCCCCGGCGGTCAGCGGGGACATGAGGCGGCGGGCCGCCTCGGTGATCGAGCCCGACAGCGACGGGTAGACGGCGAAGGTGTGGGCGATCTGGTCCACGGTCAGCCGGTGCTGGACGGCCAGCGACACGGCCAGGATCAGCTCCGAGGCCCGCGGGGCGACCACGACGCCGCCGAGCACGATGCCGGTGTTCGGACGGCAGAACAGCTTCACGAAACCGTCGTTGAAGCCCTGCATCTTCGCCCGGGCGTTGGTGGCGAGCGGCAGCTTGACGACGTTCGCCTCGATTTCGCCCGACTCGATCTGCCGCTGCGACACGCCCACGGCGGCGATCTCGGGGTCGGTGAAGATGTTGGCCGCGACCGTGGCCAGCCGGATCGGCTGCACGGCCTCGCCGAGCGCGTGCCAGACCGCGATCCTGCCCTGCATGGCGGCGACCGAGGCGAGCATCAGGACGCCGGTGCAGTCTCCCGCGGCGTACACGCCGGGCGCGGAGGTCCGCGACACCTTGTCGACCTCGATGAAGCCGTTGCGGTCGAGCCGCACGCCGTTGTCCTCCAGCCCGAGCCCGGAGGTGTTGGGGACCATGCCGACGGTCATGAGGCAGTGGCTGCCCTCGGCGGTGCGGCCGTCCTCCAGCGTCACGACGACGCCGTGCGCGGTGCGCTTCACGGAGGCGGCGCGCGAGCGGCCCATGACGTTCATGCCACGCCGCCGGTAGACCTCCTCCAGCACCTCGGCCGCGTCGGCGTCCTCGTTGGGCATCATCCGGTCCCGCGAGGAGACCAGCGTGACCTGCGACCCGAGCGACCGGTAGGCGCCGGCGAACTCGGCGCCGGTGACGCCGGAGCCGACCACGATCAGGTGCTCGGGCAGCTCCTCCAGGTCGTACAGCTGCCGCCAGCTGAGGATGCGCTCGCCGTCGGGCTCGGCCCCGGGCAGCACGCGCGGGTGGGCGCCGGTCGCCACGATGACCACGTCGGCCCGGATCGTCCGGTCCCCCGCCCGCACCACCTGGGGATCGACCAGACGGCCCCGGGCGCGGATGACCTCGACGCCCTCGGCGGCCAGCCGGGCGGCGATGTCGTTCGACTGCGCCAGCGCGAGTTCCTTGACGCGCTTGTTCACGTCGATCATGTCCACGGCCACTCCGCCGGCGTCGCCGTCGAGACCGCCGTCGAAGCGGACCCCGAGGGACGACGCGTCGAGAAGCGCCTGCTTACGGACGGACGAGGCGATCAGGGTCTTGGACGGCACGCAGTCGGTCAGCACGCACGCCCCGCCGGGACCCTCCTCCTCGACGACGGTGACCTGGGCGCCCAGTTGCGCGGCGACCAGGGCCGCCTCGTATCCGCCGGGGCCACCACCGATGATCACGATCCTTGTCACATGCTCCATTGTCACGCATCCTGGCTTCGTATTCCCGGCGAGGGCCGCGTAACGGGCCGACTACGCGGATTTCTCTCGCCACACCCCGTGCGCGCGCTACCCGTCCAACTTCCGGGATCTTGGATTAGGCTTGTGTGCCGTGCCTGTTTACGCGGCCTACGGCAGCAACATGGACCCCAAGCAGATGGCGGAGTGGGCTCCCCACTCGCCCATGCGAGGAACGGGCTGGCTCCCGGGCTGGCGGCTCACCTTCGGCGGCGAGGACGTCAGCTGGGAGGGCGCTCTCGCCACGATAGTCGAGGACGCCGACGAGCAGGTATTCGTCGTCCTGTACGACGTCCCGGAGTGGGACGAGGCGTCCCTCGACCGCTGGATGGGCACCGACCTCGGCCTCTACCGCAAGGTCCGGCTCCGCGTCGCGACGCTGGAGGGTGACGTGCTCGCCTGGTCGTACGTGCTGGACTCCTACGAGGGCGGGCTGCCGTCGGCGCGGTACATCGGCATCCTGGCCGAGTCCGCGGAGAAGGCGGGCGCGCCCGACGACTACGTCACGTGGCTGCGCACCCGGCCCTGCAAGAAGCTCGGCGACTGACACGGCCCGGCACTTATCGGCCGGGTTCATGCGCTTCTGTACCCTCAGCAAAGTGACCCCATATGACCTGGCGGCCGAGGCCGCGACCACGCTGAGGAACCTCACCGGCATCTCTTCCTTCGACGTCGCCCTCGTCATGGGCTCGGGCTGGGTCCCGGCCGCGGACGCGATCGGCGAGACGGTCGCCGAACTCGCGGTGACGAAACTGCCCGGGTTCTCCCCGCCCGCGGTCGCCGGTCACGCGGGCACGGTGCGGGCGGTGCGCACCTCGGCCGGGCTCAACGCCCTGATCTTCCTCGGCCGTACGCACCTCTACGAGGGCCGCGGGGTGGAGCCGGTGGTCCACGGGGTGCGCACGGCCGTCGCGGCCGGGGTGCGCACGGTCGTGCTGACCAACGCGGCGGGCGGGCTGCGCCCGGAGACCCAGAATGTGGGCGACCCGGTTCTGATCAGCGATCACATCAACCTCACCGGCGACAACCCGATCACCGGCGCGACGTTCATCGACCTCACCGAGGTGTATTCGAAGCGCCTGCGCGACCTCGCGCGTGCGGTGGACCCCACGCTGGCCGAGGGGGTGTACGTCGCCTTCCGCGGCCCGACGTACGAGACGCCGGCGGAGATCCGCATGCTGCGCACGCTCGGCGGCGACCTGGTGGGCATGTCCACCGTGCTGGAGGCGATCGCCGCGCGGGAGGCCGGGGCCGAGGTGCTCGGGATCTCCCTGGTCACCAACCCCGGCGCGGGCCTGGTGGGCGAGCCGCTCAACCACGAGGAGGTCCTGGAGGTCGGCCGGGCCACGGCCGCCCGCATGGGCGTCCTGCTCGCCCAGGTCGTCGACAAGCTGTAGGGGGCACCCATGACCGATCTCGTACGGCTCGCCGGACAGTGGCGTGACCAGGACCCCGACCCCGAGACGCGGGCGGAGCTCGACGCGGTCCTGGAGCGCGACGATCTCGCCGCGCTTGAGGACCGCTTCGGCGCCAAGCTGGAGTTCGGCACGGCGGGCCTGCGCGGCGCGCTGGGGGCCGGGCCGAACCGGATGAACCGGGTCACGGTGATGCGGGCGGCCGCCGGGCTGGCCCGCGTCCTCGGCCCCGGACGCCACGTGGTGATCGGCTACGACGGGCGGCACAAGTCCGACGTGTTCGCCGCCGACACGGCCCGCGTGCTGACCGGGGCGGGTCTGCGCGCCTCGGTCATGGCCGCCAAATGGCCGACCCCGGTCCTGGCGTTCGCCGTGCGCCACCTGGGCGCGGACGCGGGCGTCATGGTCACCGCCTCGCACAACCCGCCCCAGGACAACGGCTACAAGGTCTACTGGGGCGACGGCGCGCAGATCGTGCCGCCGATCGACGAGGAGATCTCCGCCGCCATCGACGCGGTCGGCCGGGTGGACGCGCTGCCGCTGGGCGAGGGCTGGCGGACCCTCGGCCACGACGACATCGTCGTGCCGTACCTGCGGGCACTGGCCGCGCTCCCGATCGGCGACGCCCGCGACATCGCGGTGGCGTACACGCCCTTGCACGGCGTCGGCGGCACGACCGTCTCCGAGGCGTTCCGCGCGGCGGGCTTCGAGGTGCCGGTCATGGTGAGCCGGCAGGCGATGCCCGACCCGGACTTCCCCACCGTGGCGTTCCCCAACCCGGAGGAGCCGGGCGCGATGGACCTCGCGCTCGAACTCGCCGCCGCGACCCGCGCCGACCTGGTGATCGCCAACGACCCCGACGCGGACCGGTGCGCGGCCGGCGTCCCGCTGCCCGGCGGCGGCTACCGCATGCTCACCGGCGACGAGGTGGGCGGCCTGCTGGCCGAGCACGTGCTGCGGCACACCTCGGGGGACGACCGGCTGGTCGCCACCTCGATCGTGTCGTCGTCGCTGCTCGCCAGGATCGCCGCCGAGCACGGCGTGCGGCACGCCGAGACGCTGACCGGATTCAAATGGATCATGAAGTCGGGCCCCGGGCTGGTCTTCGGCTACGAGGAGGCCCTGGGCTACAGCGTCGGGTCGGACGCCGGCCTGCCGGTCCACGACAAGGACGGCGTGGGGGCCGCCCTCGTCGTCGCCGGGATGGCCGCCGCCGCCAAGCGGGACGGCAGGTCGCTGCTCGACCTGCTGGACGACCAGGCCCGCCGGTACGGCCTGCACGCGACCGCCCAGCTGTCGGTCCGGGTCGAGGACCTGTCGCTGATCGCGCAGGCCATGGAGCGCCTGCGCACGCACCCGCCGATGGAGCTGGCGGGCCGGACGGTGGAGTCCGCCGAGGACCTGTCCCGGGGGGTGGCGGGGCTGCCGCCGACCGAGGGCCTGCGCTACCGCCTGTCCGGCGGCGCCCGGGTCGTCGTCCGGCCCAGCGGCACCGAGCCCAAGCTCAAGTGCTACCTGGAGGTCGTCGTACCGGTCGAGGGCGAGGACGTCGCGCCCGCCCGGGCCAGGGCCGCGCAGGACCTGGAGGCCCTGAAGAAGGACCTCTCCGTCGCCCTCGGCCTGTGACCCCTATCCGCAGACGATGTCCCGCGCCGGCCGCTCACCGGCGACCAGGAACGCGGTGACGGCGTCGTCACCGCAGGCGTTGCCGTTGACCAGGTAGGACCCGTGCCCGCCCGAGTCGACGGCGACCATGCGCGCCCGGCTCCCGAAGGCCTCGCGCATCCGCAGGGCGCCGCTGTACGGCGTCGCCGGATCGCGCAGGTTCTGCACGAGCAGGACGTTGGACGGTCCCTTCGCCGTGACCCGCACCGGCGCCTCGGCCGGCCGGTAGGGCCAGTAGGCGCAGGGGCCTATGTTGACCGGCATGCCGGCGGTCAGCGGGTGGGCCGCCCGGTCACGGGCCACCAGCCGCCGGTGCGCGTCGAGCGAGCTCGGCCACTCGACGTCGTTGCAGAGGGTCGCGGCCGCCGAGGCCGCGGCGTTCTGCATCGCCTCGTCCGGGGCGGTGGAGGGCGCCGGGAGGGGACCCGGACCGAGCGCCGCCCGCATGAGCCCGGCCAGGGCGGGGAACCCGGCGTCGGAGTACAGCGCGTTCAGCATGGTCTCTCGCAGGACCGCGCCGTCGAGCCGCGCCGGGTTCGCGCCCGGCCAGGGGATCGGGGCGCGGTCCAGGCGCTCGGCGAGGTCCAGGAAGGTGCGGCGGACCGCCGCGGCGTCCGCGCCCAGGCCGAACTCGCCGTCACGGGCGGCGGCCCAGGCCGCGAAGTCGGGGAAGCGGTCGTCGACGCCCACCGAGTAGTTGGCCAGCCAGGCGCGGGCGACCTTGTCCGGGTCGGGATCGTCGTTGCTGTCCAGGACCACCCTGTCGGTCCGGCCGGGGAACATCGTGGCGTAGACGGCTCCGGCGTACGTGCCGTAGGAGACGCCCCAGTAGGACAGGCGCTGCTCGCCGAGGGCCCGGCGGATTGCGTCG
Proteins encoded in this region:
- a CDS encoding purine-nucleoside phosphorylase, which codes for MTPYDLAAEAATTLRNLTGISSFDVALVMGSGWVPAADAIGETVAELAVTKLPGFSPPAVAGHAGTVRAVRTSAGLNALIFLGRTHLYEGRGVEPVVHGVRTAVAAGVRTVVLTNAAGGLRPETQNVGDPVLISDHINLTGDNPITGATFIDLTEVYSKRLRDLARAVDPTLAEGVYVAFRGPTYETPAEIRMLRTLGGDLVGMSTVLEAIAAREAGAEVLGISLVTNPGAGLVGEPLNHEEVLEVGRATAARMGVLLAQVVDKL
- a CDS encoding NAD(P)H-quinone dehydrogenase, coding for MTRIVIIGGGPGGYEAALVAAQLGAQVTVVEEEGPGGACVLTDCVPSKTLIASSVRKQALLDASSLGVRFDGGLDGDAGGVAVDMIDVNKRVKELALAQSNDIAARLAAEGVEVIRARGRLVDPQVVRAGDRTIRADVVIVATGAHPRVLPGAEPDGERILSWRQLYDLEELPEHLIVVGSGVTGAEFAGAYRSLGSQVTLVSSRDRMMPNEDADAAEVLEEVYRRRGMNVMGRSRAASVKRTAHGVVVTLEDGRTAEGSHCLMTVGMVPNTSGLGLEDNGVRLDRNGFIEVDKVSRTSAPGVYAAGDCTGVLMLASVAAMQGRIAVWHALGEAVQPIRLATVAANIFTDPEIAAVGVSQRQIESGEIEANVVKLPLATNARAKMQGFNDGFVKLFCRPNTGIVLGGVVVAPRASELILAVSLAVQHRLTVDQIAHTFAVYPSLSGSITEAARRLMSPLTAGGI
- a CDS encoding pentapeptide repeat-containing protein translates to MRRLVPALVAALSLAFLFSLPATAAHAASAPCKPGSGAKLRGKDLTGATLPYSMRCADLTGAKLDAVDLTGKDLTGAVLRKASLKEADLGQAHLDYADLRGADLSEADLGQTRAKQANLRGANLADVDAVQAEFPHADLTGAVLTRAVLTQADLTDATLVDADLKDATLGQIKGRTADFTRAKLGEAKLGQAHLEHAVLRDADLSEAEFTQAELDGADFHGANVDKASFIQADDADLTGARGTPTGLPDDAVAPGATAEEDTAADETTAPAQDVPGKVVRPKGPSPALILVIVSGLGLSLTLILWGVAHRRKERFVAEMAVARHAAEEDVTRFGEEIDALDFEMKINQVSGPTYEWRAALDAYEAAKQALHVAQTPYDLQGAAVAVARGRQALHAVRSRLPGAGNR
- a CDS encoding MFS transporter, encoding MRDRHQRATALVFAVHGAVAGTLATRMPWLQEHHGITTAALGLILLCPPIGSFLTMPLTARLAYRFGARVTTRTLLALWCASLALPVLAPGPLWLVPGFLLSGAAAGMCDLAMNAQGVLVERRLGRPVMSGLHGMWSVGNLCGAGVGAMAAQAGLDARAHLLLVAVSLVAAGAAASRALLDDGPAPDEKPPSRFTLPPRAVLLIGLIGFFATFAERASGQWAAIYLTNVAGAGAGVAAAGYAVFTACMVAMRLAGDFVVRRLGPVATVRAGAVTAVLGGVIVVAFRTPAPVIAGFALFGAGVAVVVPLVFAAAGRVARTPAEGVAGVATITWMSGLVAPPVTGWLAGTFAFPFAFALVTCMLAAMIWPARALRPRPAAARVPVGAACAD
- a CDS encoding ROK family transcriptional regulator, giving the protein MKTATPQLARAINDRLALDLLLERGPLTAPQLRALTGLSRPTVSDLIERLQVNGLIRVTGESGGDRRGPNARLYGIVADRAFVGGVDVRRDVVNVTVADITGATVGSATRPLGDNLPALVAEALTEAAGARAMHAVVIGAPGMVDPQTGDLSAGNVEPAWRPGLLPALRTLVDAPVTVENEVNLAAVAEHATGAAAGRDDFALLWLDDGVGAAVVLDGTLRRGASGGAGEIGFLGRLDIKVCDLLGAQAVCGLDLPALADRVATAAFTLVAVLDPGLVVLGGATSLAGGDPLAALVAERLTEVSPVPVHVRVSGIPDNPVLRGAVSTALSIARDAVFGQGRR
- a CDS encoding alpha/beta hydrolase yields the protein MNRIASAAAVISLSTALVATGAPAAAHAAPAWTSCGTAAGLDPRQECTTLQVPLTYGRPGGGTISLAVSRIRTARPGLRRGVLLLIPGGPGSPGLSRPSAMAQRLPGAVLDRYDLVGFDPRGVGRSSPVSCGLAHDDLAPTLLKPYPSADGGIERNAAWSRRIADACARNGGPVLRSISTRTEARDIDAIRRALGEQRLSYWGVSYGTYAGAVYATMFPGRTDRVVLDSNDDPDPDKVARAWLANYSVGVDDRFPDFAAWAAARDGEFGLGADAAAVRRTFLDLAERLDRAPIPWPGANPARLDGAVLRETMLNALYSDAGFPALAGLMRAALGPGPLPAPSTAPDEAMQNAAASAAATLCNDVEWPSSLDAHRRLVARDRAAHPLTAGMPVNIGPCAYWPYRPAEAPVRVTAKGPSNVLLVQNLRDPATPYSGALRMREAFGSRARMVAVDSGGHGSYLVNGNACGDDAVTAFLVAGERPARDIVCG
- a CDS encoding gamma-glutamylcyclotransferase, giving the protein MPVYAAYGSNMDPKQMAEWAPHSPMRGTGWLPGWRLTFGGEDVSWEGALATIVEDADEQVFVVLYDVPEWDEASLDRWMGTDLGLYRKVRLRVATLEGDVLAWSYVLDSYEGGLPSARYIGILAESAEKAGAPDDYVTWLRTRPCKKLGD
- a CDS encoding phospho-sugar mutase yields the protein MTDLVRLAGQWRDQDPDPETRAELDAVLERDDLAALEDRFGAKLEFGTAGLRGALGAGPNRMNRVTVMRAAAGLARVLGPGRHVVIGYDGRHKSDVFAADTARVLTGAGLRASVMAAKWPTPVLAFAVRHLGADAGVMVTASHNPPQDNGYKVYWGDGAQIVPPIDEEISAAIDAVGRVDALPLGEGWRTLGHDDIVVPYLRALAALPIGDARDIAVAYTPLHGVGGTTVSEAFRAAGFEVPVMVSRQAMPDPDFPTVAFPNPEEPGAMDLALELAAATRADLVIANDPDADRCAAGVPLPGGGYRMLTGDEVGGLLAEHVLRHTSGDDRLVATSIVSSSLLARIAAEHGVRHAETLTGFKWIMKSGPGLVFGYEEALGYSVGSDAGLPVHDKDGVGAALVVAGMAAAAKRDGRSLLDLLDDQARRYGLHATAQLSVRVEDLSLIAQAMERLRTHPPMELAGRTVESAEDLSRGVAGLPPTEGLRYRLSGGARVVVRPSGTEPKLKCYLEVVVPVEGEDVAPARARAAQDLEALKKDLSVALGL